The genomic region AATCCACATCAGATTTCTCCCAATAGGTGAGCAGAGTGTTTATGATGTTCTTTGTGGCACTAATGATGCGAACATCTGCACGTGTCACCGTTACGCCGTCGTAACCGAGATCAGGTGCGCTATACACAGGCAACTTCTCCTTGAAACGATTGAAGAGTACATCCAAGTAACCGTGCCAGCGGTAGAAGATGGGATCACGCATAGCGGTTGTGACATCGCCCATAACACCGAAGTCTTCTAAGAAACGATTGTCTGGATCGTGTGAGAACGAAATGACATTGTGGCCCTGGTTGTGAAGATCGCCATAGAAACCGGGGTTGACAGAGAGATCGCTCGACTCAATAAGATCGCCGAGTATATCGATACCTTTGACTTCGTCCAGTGGTATGTTGTTGCCTCTTGACTACGAGGAATATAACAAATatgtgttttttatgttttgttatttCCAAAATCTAAGATGAATACTTACATCAGTTACATAACCCTGATCGATACTTTGTACTACGCGGTTGATCCAGCGTTCAATGTCAGCTAATTCCAGTACACGTCCATCGCGATCGATATCCTTCAAAGACGTTTTGGCAACACGTCCCGGATAAGTGCGGCTGTTAAGACTGCACAGAATTTTTGGGAAATAACCTTCCTCAACCGGTTCACGTATATTGTTCAATGGCTGCAGCTTCGCTAAGGCATTGCAGAAGCGTTCCACATTGTAACGCGCCATAAGCTGGTGGTGCATGTAGTAGAAGAGTTCACCACGACGATCCTTGCGCACCACTTCATCGGGTCCCGAACCGGGATACACCAAATGCCAATGCCAGTGATGGCTGTTCACACCGATATCCTCACGGAAGTAGCTCAAACGTTGCTCCTCTTCGCGGTCGGAAGCGGTGAAGTTTTGCGGAATGTCAATGCGGCGCTGTAAAGGAAAGAAAATgcaagaagtttttttttttaatatttaaacatacCCGACTGCCTGGATCTGTGACCAGCTTGCCCTCAGCGCGTGCTTCTTGAAACACTGATGGCTCGACAAAGTTTTGTGGAAACTGTTCCACAATTACTGGCACCTGGAAGTTGCTAGTATCCTTACGATGTTGCACAGCCACGGAGAAGGCATATTGGAAGAGAAAAGCATTGACACGGTCCTTAACATACGCAGCCAAGGCGATGAAATCTTCCTCGGTGGTGGGCTCAAGCAACAGTTGTATGAGCTGGGCGGCAATGCGCCGATGTGGCGCGTAGAAGAGTGAGAATTGTCGACGTTTCGTGAGTGGTTTAGCGAAATCCAAAT from Bactrocera tryoni isolate S06 chromosome 3, CSIRO_BtryS06_freeze2, whole genome shotgun sequence harbors:
- the LOC120770301 gene encoding phenoloxidase 2-like, translated to MSSEQNKKALNLLFQNPLEPVFATRDNGKAVLDVPDSFYTEQYAEVKEEIQNRFGEEVDVKIPIRDLRKKPNLDFAKPLTKRRQFSLFYAPHRRIAAQLIQLLLEPTTEEDFIALAAYVKDRVNAFLFQYAFSVAVQHRKDTSNFQVPVIVEQFPQNFVEPSVFQEARAEGKLVTDPGSRRRIDIPQNFTASDREEEQRLSYFREDIGVNSHHWHWHLVYPGSGPDEVVRKDRRGELFYYMHHQLMARYNVERFCNALAKLQPLNNIREPVEEGYFPKILCSLNSRTYPGRVAKTSLKDIDRDGRVLELADIERWINRVVQSIDQGYVTDSRGNNIPLDEVKGIDILGDLIESSDLSVNPGFYGDLHNQGHNVISFSHDPDNRFLEDFGVMGDVTTAMRDPIFYRWHGYLDVLFNRFKEKLPVYSAPDLGYDGVTVTRADVRIISATKNIINTLLTYWEKSDVDLAAGLDFGPGGSVYALFTHLQHSPFEYLIEVNNESGTPKRGTCRVFLCPITDERGTPLTLNEQRQLAIELDKFNVNLMPGPNKINQSYSNSSVTIPYERSFRRIGGDHLPTDPQKLAEFRFCGCGWPAHMLLPKGKPQGMPFELFVMISDYEGDAVLQKNNAPDVCGDAASFCGLKDKLYPDKRAMGYPFDRRLPADTLTALTENFSNMKKTPIKIIFNDEVIDRKRN